In Tachysurus fulvidraco isolate hzauxx_2018 chromosome 5, HZAU_PFXX_2.0, whole genome shotgun sequence, the genomic stretch gtttaaaaatggaatttctcttccttctttgctttctttttctttctttttcttttttacttaatcccccattttttatttgttacctTTTCTTTCTTCACCATCTCTATAttccttccttttctctctatctgctttgtttttgttttattcactgtctctttattttcctgtttgtttttgttcaccATCTTTTcgatttctttctttgtgtctttctttcctttgttttttgtcctttctcacagtttaatttagttttatttaattaattgctTGCCTGATTTCCTTATTCACTCCATCATTATTgtctttcattcattaatcCCCCCTTGTGTTCCTCAATGTTGAATGTACaacccttcctcctcctcctcctctttctccatGTTATTTAATGTTCCCGTTCTTTCCGtagtctctctgtctgaggGTCTGAGTCCAGGTGCTCTGCAGGTGTTCTCAGGCCACGAGACCTGGACAGGTGTTTCTCCTCCTGGTCCTGCAGCGATGCTGTCAATGCCGTCTGGTACGAACTCACCTGGAGTCAGCAGGTCAGAACCGACGCTGCACTCACACAGTGACCTCTGACCCGGAGATACAACATTAATCACATGTTTCACACCAGGCTGTATCCTGACTCCACAGCTCATTCAGTGTAACTCATTATTTTACTGTCTATACATGTGTCACTGCAGGTGTTTTCTGTGAAATCAATTTGCCCCAACCACCccaccccctcctctctctctcagtcagtACCCCTGCCTGTGGACAGTGAGCGGCTGTGGTGTGTCCTCCACTCCTGCAGGAGGCGCTGTGAGCTCCACCCAGTGTCAGGAGGATCGACCTGATGCAGGATCCGCGTCCGCTTCACCATGCTCGCTCCTTCAAGGCCAAGGACCCACAAATGCAGATGTTTCGGAGCAAGCCAGTCATAACAGAGTGGGAGGGGCTAGCTGGTCAGCAGGCTCCACCCACTCCTTTTAAAGGGAAGTCATTCAACTGCTCACATATCGTCTCATCTCTCTTTGGAGTTCCTTAATGCCAAAATATTGTTTGTGTATCTGAAGAATAcaagttcattattttctgtACACGTTCTCATCGTTTCCTGCAGCTCGGCGGTTTCATCTTTACACCGATAACTTTTAACGGTTCAGATGAATTCTTTAAAGTCTACAGACTTTCAACATTCTTTTAAGAAACAGGAAAGAAGAGGGCAAAATGCAGTAAAACACCaacctgacaaaaaaaaaccacacttttttttaaacatttttttttacctgatttCCACACAAAAATTCATTTTACATGCAAACCAGTTTTTGTGTGTCCGGGAACTTAGAATACAGAGAAAGTCTAGAAATAGAGttacatcataaaatataagagccaatcagatttcagtaTGCAAATGCGAGGGTGTAGCGTGTCGAGTTTATGACTGATGCTGCATCAGGAATCACAGGATGTCATTTCTTAATTCTGGCTTCAGTAAAAATGCTTCTGTGTCTTCATCTAAGCTCATAATAAATCCAAGTGATCAAACCTCACACGGTTCAAAAACTAACCCAAACATTTCTCCATAAACTTAACTaacacattcatacatattCATATGACATATAAACTGGCAAATGAGACCGTTTCCTGTTTCTGATGACACTTTGTTTCTGTCAAACGGCCGAGATTATTGTATAAATAGTGCAATAGTGTCGTTATATATCGCAAGTGCTTACGTTTACACTCGCTTCATGCTTGTACATACGGCGACGCTGATATGACTTATACATTTGCCGTTTTACTTCTATTCGCTGAACTAACACTCAAAACcctacaaatatttttatttctgctttatcTGTAGGCCCGAAGTGTTAATAAGGGTTGCCAGGTCCGCATACAAAAAGCAGTCCAAGGCTCAAGAAATTAATccaaaatactaaaataatttgtgcttgaagaaaaatctattaattaattaattaattatatacaaatcccagggggacacggtggcttagtggttagcatgttagcctcacacctacagggttgggggttcgattcccgcctccgccttgtgtgtggagtttgcatgttctccccgtgcctcgggggtttcctccgggtactccagtttcctcccccggtccaaagacatgcatggtaggttgattggcatctctggaaaattgtccgtagtgtgtgagtgtgtgtgtgaatgagagtgtgtgtgtgccctgtgatgggttggcactacgtccagggtgtatcctgcctcgatgcccgatgacgcctgagataggcacaggctccccgtgacctgagagtagatcggataagcggtagaaaatgaatgaatgaatgaatacaaatgtagacctggcaaccctggctTCTATAATCTCTAATGATGTTTGTATAACGTCGGAGCATTTtacttattatacatttttaagtgGCAAATACATGTATGTGGAGAAGCTTCATGTGATGTCTGTGGCTTATCACTGTAATATCGTAATGCCGCATAATTCTGTAGGATGCTCTTGACATGTCCTTTTCCTCTATTCTAACTGGACATGGTGCTTGCTAACGTATGTAACTCCTGAACAATAAAAGCACTGTGAACGAGTCGTGTGCAACTGCAGAATGTTTATTCGTATGGAAATTCTGGCATGCTGCAAAGATCACGATACTATGGATACTACTTTGGATACGATACTATGAAACCTAGCCAACGTTTATGGCTCGCTGTAATTTCTGTTAGAAGTAGTTATCATATTAATCCCCATTCTGATAGTGTGTCAGATCTTTAGAAGACATACAGTAGCCTTAACACATTTATCTCACACTTTAacccttcactcactcactcactcactcactcactcactcactcactcactcactcactcactcactcactcacacacacacacacacacacacacacacacacacacacacacacacacacacagcaatcaCATTTTTCCAAAAAGCAGGTCTTATTTATGCGCTGCTGTAAAACGTCCACAAAGAGATAATTATACCTCCATCATATTTTTCCTCTcttgaaaatgttattttaatcacGCGAGTGGAGTGGACCACTCTGTTGTTTTCACATGTGTGTAATGAAATAATGACAGGCCCCCTGTGAATGGGGCCTTGGCATGTGCCTGTAGCACTGtgggcatcacacacacacacacacctaagcTTTTGAGTGGTTTGAAGCCAAGGTCCAGGATTCAATTATACACCTGAGATGGAGTGAGAGATGTGGAAATAACAGGGTGGAATGAATGTGATATCCTCtctcctcaaacacacacacacacacacacacacacacacacacacacacacacacacacacacacacacacactcattaacttTACTAAAATCTGTTAAATCGTTAAAAGctgaatacaaaaaaacatacatatttaaatcCTTCCAATGACAACAATCTGTTTATAGATACATTTAATGCTAAAGTTCTCTAGACAACTttgttcctgttattacttacaCTACAGCAGCTCACAATAATCATTCCTTCACTCTCTCaacattagaaaataaataaataaataatattaaaaaaacccacaacttagcacgttcgcctcacacctccagggctgggggttcgattcacgcctccgccttgtgtgtgtggagtttgcatgttctccccgtgcctcgggggtttcctccgggtactccggtttcctcccctggtccaaagacatgcatggtaggttgattggcatctctggaaaattgtccgtagtgtgtgagtgtgtgagtgaatgagagtgtgtgtttgtgtgtgtgccctgtgatgggttggcacgtccagggtgtatcctgccttgatgcccgatgacgcctgagataggcgcaggctccccgtgacccaaggtagttcggataagcggtagaaaatgaatgaatgaatgaatgataaaacCACAACTGAAAGTCGTGTGGCGGAAAACCTAAGACTCGGACAAagcactgaaactggagactccttactgAAAACTGCCACGTTCAGATTTttcaaaaaagtatttaatattAGAATTAAATACAagccatacatacagtacaagtcCTTTTGGATTAGTTGCTATCTATAGAGTAGAAACAGTGTAGAAATGTAGTACAGTCGCTGCTGTTGTAGAGATTtattcaacactttctgaccaatgaATTCATTGTTCTCGTAATTCACAGACTGGCACAAATATGAACGAGAGATCCTTATGTCATAATGTTCCTTTTGCTGGCACAGAATCAGGATTGTGATGAAGTTCATGGATAAACAATTGTCACCTGCCACCCAGATACAAAGACTCAAAGTCCACGTCGTAGTCTTGCTGTGAAAGCGACTCTGGACTGGAGAACTCGTCTCCAAGCTTCCTCCACCATGGCAGGTGTGCGCTCTGTAGCAGAGCGTTGTGGGCTTGTCGGGCACGCATGGCCgttggagctgagcggctgagGAAGAGGCAAGAGTCTTCCTCGGGCATGTCTTTCAATGTTGGAACAcctgagagatggagagagagagaggcagatagagagaaaaaaagtcacCAAGGCTGATAATGatctaaaacatttatttcacaataaTGCTTGTGCATTCACACTTAGATTCATTCTGGGTTTATTTGGTTGAAGGTGTCTTCGTCacaggtttgttttttctcacagAAAAGCGAATAGAATGGACTCAGGTCTAGAAATTCAGTTTTCTCAAGTATATAAATGCTAGTAGGAATATTAGGAAGATGATATATTTAACTGGAAAAATTGGATTATGTCACATTTAGATTTTCAGATTATTATGAGTCAAAGGGACACAGTCTTACTTAGCAGGAGCTCAATGTCCGTGTTGATCTGAGCCATGAGAGCTTGGCGGTGCTGCTCCTGAGCGCGGTCTGACGCTCTCGTCATCAGGTGCTGCTGCAGCATGCTCTGAGCTTTGTCGTGGAGCGCTAGAGTACCCTCTGCTGACACCACAGAGGACTGCAAAACACAAGGGACTCGTAGTGTCTGCACCAAACAAGGCCCGTGACTATGGAGCGTGTTCGGCACAAAGGAAGTCGCTACACCGATCACGTGAAAAGACTGTACGTGATTTCTGATAGCGGTCTTATTGTAAGATTTATATTTTGTGATCATATAGGTGTGATCAGATGTGGAAGTTAAAGCTTTAAATTCAATTAGCTCCATTTTCACAACCAAAAACGTTGAGTGATATCTGTGTGATGACTCACGGGGTGAAGAAACATGTGATGTTCTATCTGTCTCTTCAGTTCTGCCCTCCTGCTCTCGGTCAGGCCTTTGGGGCTTTTCCACGGTGCCACCAAGTTCCTCTGAGAGCGTCGTCGCTTTAGAAATGCCAAAATCTGAACAAACACAGGAGCAATGCAGGAGCAGAACGAGTCGTTCTATCGTTTTATTTCGTCTTGTATATTGTTACAAGCCAGATTTAAAACCGGTACGTTTCTTTATATTATGTCAAGCAATaacaattacaacaattctATTTTGTCCAAATCTAACATAACCAGCGCCATCCTTTTGGTGTGAAATTCCAAAGATTTCCATTTTTAAGggtttagggtttttttttacactcctACTATACTTGTCATGTCTGTGATTTGCCTTGACGTtaaacacacgttacacacacacacaaaagagacGATTATTGCGATCACACAACTGCTCATTTAATACAATGGATGTGGTACAGACGTTTCAAGTAAAATTTAGCAAAGCAAACAGTGACATATGCCCGCTTTGGGCAAGGATTTGTGAGTAATTTCAGCTGAATTAaaacgtttgggggacaaagttagggaggacagattaagatggtttggacatgttcagagtgagtatattgggaggagaatgttggacatggagctgccaggaagGAGGcaaaagaggaggtatatggatgtaattaatgaggatatgaagctagtgggtgcaagggttgaggatgcagaagacagggataggtggagagagatgattcgctgtggcgacccctgaagggaaaagcctaaattacttttttttttttaaagtccacACAAAAATAGTCATTTCAACATACTAGGTTTTGGGACACAGTCATTAGTCATTCAGGATGTATAGTAAGTGAATTGGGACGCAGCATAAGACTGTATGTAATATGTGTATTGAACTGTTTGagttctgtgtatgtgtgtgtctgtgtacgtcTCACTCACTGCTCTCTGTAGAGTCACTGCAGCTTTGTGCTGTTGGAGATGATATCTGTTCTGTTTAAACCGCTGTCTCTCTCGGTGTCCTCTCCACACTCTCTGGATCAGCAGAGCAGCTCTGTTCTCCAGCTCGCCCAGGAAGCGTGCCAGGTGCTCTAcagcgcacacacgcacacacgcacacacacacacacacacacacacacacacacacacacacacacacacagatatgaagCTGTTGTGTCACCTGCAGCACATGAGacaatgtttaaatgtgtctcagGGTTATGACAGTTAATAAACCTTCTATTTAatgcaaatgtttgtatctcCAAAATGGCATCTCTAATTTCTctacaagaaaaataaataaataaattacagaagCCTGTTTGTGGAAAGGATTTCTCATGGAAAggtagacagtgtgtgttacctgcaggCAGAATCTCCATTAGATGGAGCTGCCGCTGGTGGAACTGCCGAatcgctctctgtctgtgcagACGCACTTGATGACGCAGTTCTTCCTCCGCGAGAcgtttctctgtctctgcctgtttcTGGCGTCTCCTCTCTctgcacacaaacgcacaagCGTGATTACGGTCATAAAATTCGAAACACACGGATTCTGAAATTtgagttttgtttaaaaactgaAAGAAGTCACCTGAAGCTTCTCTGTAACACGCTTACGGCTCTGGGGAGTTTCTTCAGCCTGCATCGGGTCTGATGAGCTCTCCATGCAGCTTGGATCACACAGGCAGCTCGAACCCTCTCCACAGATGAGTACTGAGCCcgataatgacaataataataataataaaattagttctagcaccaacaccaccaccaataaCAATACAACACTCCTGTACTGTGTGTTAGAGGAGaggaagattttatttttatttttttttacaagtatGTCCCtgttacatttgttttgtttatttatttccattttaatttgtttttgtttttttttcttttttgaaaatgacttttaaaaattatttctaGCTTTAAGAAGTACATCCACCTAGAACTACAGGAATTAAGAACGAATTTAAAGAATTTCACACAAACCTGAGTGTCTTTTTCAGGACCCTCATATTGCAGCCTGTGGATGAGTTGCCTCAGTGTTGCATCGAAGCCTTTACCTCGCCAGTCCTTCTGCACCATATCCTCCAACCCTGCAGGACATCATCTTTACTTCTCTGAACAACATTCCAAACATCTGTATACATCTGTAACCTGGTCATGATGCGAGGTGATGACACAAGGTGACAGGTTACCTTTGTAGCGCTCGTGAAggtgcagagagacagagtgactcTTCTGCTCTGTGATCGACAGCAAAATCTTTACAGCAGCGCTGCCGATCACAGGGTTGGAGCTGCTTGACATTTTATACACCACGTCGTCCAGGATGGTGTACAGCGCTGCAGTTGTGATCTCGGATACAGCTGCACTACAGGTGAGACTTAAAGTTACGACTACACCACGTCATCAATTAGACATCAACATTGCATTGACATTAAACCTGTGATGGAATTACAGTTATTACTGACACAGTTAttactgctgttagagaaatgAATCTAaatcatctgaccaatcagatttgaacATTTATCTCTTCACCTGTTAGTCCTGAACAGATTGTACCACATCGTTAGTATACCCGCTGAGATCTCGTCGTCGTCACTCATCTGCACGCTCTCATAATATCTGGAGTTGAGAactgagaagagaagagagcag encodes the following:
- the LOC113651045 gene encoding IQ calmodulin-binding motif-containing protein 1, whose amino-acid sequence is MEMSEEEELKSLMAKNSEEAFMEILSKLKELLGRKSLGDQKELEKCKQDLFNHRVLDYCSSALTFNPAKIQGRYSSMTQMADVLSTCCVGIGPVRDRDVFRRQFLPGVIDNILFLIHRIMNRAIRDKGQTEMIRLFRNIINSLSWLLRAHPHLIPCVLNSRYYESVQMSDDDEISAGILTMWYNLFRTNSAAVSEITTAALYTILDDVVYKMSSSSNPVIGSAAVKILLSITEQKSHSVSLHLHERYKGLEDMVQKDWRGKGFDATLRQLIHRLQYEGPEKDTQYSSVERVRAACVIQAAWRAHQTRCRLKKLPRAVSVLQRSFRERRRQKQAETEKRLAEEELRHQVRLHRQRAIRQFHQRQLHLMEILPAEHLARFLGELENRAALLIQRVWRGHRERQRFKQNRYHLQQHKAAVTLQRAILAFLKRRRSQRNLVAPWKSPKGLTESRRAELKRQIEHHMFLHPSSVVSAEGTLALHDKAQSMLQQHLMTRASDRAQEQHRQALMAQINTDIELLLSVPTLKDMPEEDSCLFLSRSAPTAMRARQAHNALLQSAHLPWWRKLGDEFSSPESLSQQDYDVDFESLYLGGR